A window of Thermococcus aggregans contains these coding sequences:
- a CDS encoding ABC transporter permease, whose amino-acid sequence MGFGKYLVVRLLNALVVLTIVTLVMSALFVKVAEKDLENTIVQQVNAEFQSLQQQGKIPEDPDAWRAQRIAHYKEQYHLDKPYWWRVQYYFKNTLTFNFGKTKNPVFGSEKDVVAILKMAIPRTIQLFTTAQIIIITLGILLGVKAAQMVGSLFDRALSVIALVMSSIPMWWFGMIMLLIFSFKLGWFPSRAIPDPNLTGWAHIVDILKRMTLPVATIVIVSFGAWAWVIRNIMIGTMQEDFIMAARAKGVPERKVIYGHALRAAAPPVVTMVIMSLLASLGGAIITESVFTWPGMGRVYWIAIETNETNLIMGLTFVNVLLYLAGVIIADLAYGFLDPRVKVGASENI is encoded by the coding sequence ATGGGATTCGGAAAATATTTGGTCGTTAGGCTACTAAATGCCCTTGTGGTGCTGACTATAGTTACACTCGTAATGTCTGCCCTCTTCGTTAAAGTTGCTGAAAAAGACTTAGAAAACACAATAGTGCAACAGGTGAATGCCGAGTTCCAGAGTCTCCAACAACAAGGTAAAATTCCTGAAGATCCCGACGCATGGAGAGCACAGAGAATTGCGCACTATAAGGAGCAGTACCATCTGGACAAGCCTTATTGGTGGAGAGTTCAGTATTACTTTAAGAACACATTGACATTCAACTTCGGGAAAACTAAGAACCCAGTATTCGGTTCTGAGAAAGACGTCGTGGCAATTCTCAAAATGGCTATTCCCCGTACAATTCAGCTCTTTACTACCGCTCAAATAATAATTATAACTCTGGGTATCCTCCTTGGAGTAAAAGCAGCCCAGATGGTTGGTAGCCTCTTTGATAGAGCACTGTCCGTTATTGCGCTGGTAATGAGTAGTATCCCCATGTGGTGGTTTGGAATGATAATGTTGCTTATATTCTCATTCAAACTTGGATGGTTCCCCTCTAGGGCAATCCCCGACCCAAACCTTACTGGTTGGGCGCACATAGTTGATATCCTCAAACGTATGACTCTCCCAGTAGCCACAATAGTTATAGTCTCGTTTGGAGCGTGGGCATGGGTCATTAGAAACATTATGATTGGTACAATGCAAGAAGACTTTATCATGGCTGCAAGAGCTAAAGGTGTGCCAGAAAGAAAAGTGATATATGGGCACGCTCTTAGAGCTGCTGCCCCTCCAGTCGTAACTATGGTTATCATGAGCCTCCTTGCATCCCTTGGAGGTGCCATAATTACAGAGAGCGTCTTTACTTGGCCTGGAATGGGAAGAGTGTACTGGATTGCTATCGAGACCAACGAGACTAACCTTATCATGGGCCTAACGTTCGTAAACGTGCTTTTATACCTCGCAGGCGTTATTATTGCAGATCTGGCCTATGGATTCCTCGATCCAAGAGTTAAGGTTGGTGCATCTGAAAATATATGA
- a CDS encoding ABC transporter permease has protein sequence MRWVDFKESLSEFWSDFRRQKSGLLGLLLLFLFIFIAVAAPIITSPDIPERWQSFWLDNPKNVPPTWVNVFSGQTKAPHLIIEGENLQKLITKTDSGYVIEVEYINEYDVPPQDIVIKDLSGETTGGKPSITVIVKRPDNKEVTLIENYKFSGSLVLQLGTHPQVRDNLLKWIKSEGIYIDPLQEFQYKTLMDATKVIFGKLNENILENPEPLKGTYKFTILIKVPEGSSVSFDNAKVIFTGRTYGWLGTDFKGRDLLAGIIWGSRVSLVIGISVAVVSVLVGIFYGVTSAYLGGWSDELMMRFQEFMASIPSLPILILMGAYFGGHIKLWQIVVLLAIFGWVGIARVARSMALQIKEQTYIEAARVLGAGTGRIIFKHMVPQLLPYAFAQMALSVPGAVLSEASLSYLGLGDPTAVTWGQILHDAQVAGAAVNGYWWWVIPPGLAIALVGLTFVLIGTALDRVLNPRLRRL, from the coding sequence ATGCGCTGGGTTGATTTCAAAGAATCTCTTTCAGAATTCTGGAGCGACTTTAGAAGACAAAAGTCAGGTTTGTTAGGATTACTGCTACTATTCCTGTTCATATTTATCGCAGTTGCGGCTCCAATTATAACATCACCAGACATTCCCGAGAGGTGGCAGAGCTTCTGGCTAGACAACCCCAAAAACGTGCCTCCAACGTGGGTCAATGTTTTCTCAGGCCAAACAAAGGCTCCCCACTTGATAATCGAAGGGGAAAACCTCCAGAAGCTCATTACCAAAACTGACTCAGGCTATGTTATAGAGGTCGAGTACATTAACGAATACGATGTTCCACCCCAAGATATCGTCATAAAAGACTTGAGTGGTGAAACCACAGGAGGAAAACCCTCAATAACCGTCATAGTCAAGAGGCCAGATAACAAAGAAGTGACTTTAATAGAGAACTACAAGTTCTCAGGAAGTCTCGTCCTTCAGCTGGGTACTCATCCTCAAGTTAGGGACAACCTTCTCAAATGGATTAAGAGCGAGGGCATATACATTGATCCACTTCAGGAATTCCAATACAAGACACTTATGGACGCTACTAAAGTAATTTTTGGAAAATTAAATGAAAACATTCTAGAAAATCCAGAACCTCTAAAAGGCACGTACAAATTCACGATCCTCATAAAAGTCCCAGAAGGAAGCTCCGTCTCATTTGATAACGCTAAAGTTATATTCACAGGAAGAACTTACGGCTGGCTTGGAACAGATTTCAAGGGAAGAGACCTGCTCGCAGGAATTATCTGGGGTTCAAGAGTGTCCCTCGTCATAGGTATCTCAGTGGCAGTTGTCAGTGTTTTAGTCGGAATATTCTACGGTGTCACAAGTGCCTATCTCGGAGGATGGAGCGATGAGCTTATGATGAGATTTCAGGAGTTCATGGCGTCAATACCCAGCTTACCAATACTTATCCTTATGGGCGCGTACTTTGGAGGACATATAAAACTCTGGCAGATAGTCGTGCTGCTTGCAATCTTTGGATGGGTAGGTATAGCGAGAGTAGCAAGAAGTATGGCACTTCAGATCAAAGAGCAGACATACATTGAAGCGGCAAGGGTTCTAGGTGCTGGCACTGGTAGGATAATCTTCAAGCATATGGTGCCCCAGCTTCTCCCGTATGCGTTTGCTCAGATGGCACTTAGCGTCCCAGGTGCCGTGCTTTCAGAAGCTTCGTTGAGCTATCTAGGTCTTGGTGACCCCACTGCCGTTACATGGGGACAAATACTCCACGACGCCCAAGTTGCAGGTGCTGCAGTAAACGGATACTGGTGGTGGGTCATCCCACCAGGACTTGCAATAGCCCTTGTTGGGTTAACGTTCGTGCTTATAGGTACTGCCCTCGACAGAGTACTCAACCCAAGATTAAGGAGACTGTGA
- a CDS encoding ABC transporter substrate-binding protein yields the protein MKKTWGMFVAILVLFSLIAVPVAKPVAAAEDDKVLKTVIYSSTGALFMGVWNPSSSGYSDTYSRRISDLVFDYGFPYGVEGVPVPYHCRVVEYKKDVTVPNDAVIFNSTTDTWVAAHAGETAATYAKIECDRPYFHDGHKLSAADVMYSFAWEWEWINQDGDDDPYYDPSEADWAGDFMNTILGIKFVEQTDDRMVFEIYHNYFFPASEIMTAAYVVPFTGTPWQLWYAMSELVAHNEKYSWSESTEEIEQLDQINPNHAQAIKEKLLELKNTKPIPEFLKPYIDDENAAKATYDSIASFIDKYGHAVIGQGPYYVEEYQPENLYVRLKKFDKWTIPAFAEDKYKVEPYFETIEVYGLQNPDTAILEVAKGTYDILWYPFPAYKFTGLSQEQKNAIDLYKSTSAFGDLVFNPVHDPDNPYVITVGDKKYFNPFAVRKVRFGLQYLISRAHIAQNIFQGSAGAMYTPWVSSETGYEYVQPVVEAYDLSEQPDEAFALKLIEEGMQEAAQELAKMGYKLEKIDGKWYFEGEPVKIIGLGRTEDERKDIALYVANEILPKAGFEAEANIVDRRTASGMVYTSDPSSYQWNFYTEGWVSSSNVKFSISRIIQYYSSIWYAPGLVGWKWTPENTKRATLEEVLKYLGDGDIAAGLSKLGLDYYTTVDKIQPLLNWTADDFAIVIYSGENKGVKMDSEDKYWDFNRLGAAIGIYESFRVFLYENWEFYAVNKRVKIELVDPVAGLAASWSLRSAKPAVEPTTTTTTTTQTTTTTTSQTTQTTTTTTQTTETETTTEEGGICGPAALVGLALIPLLLRKRK from the coding sequence ATGAAGAAAACATGGGGAATGTTTGTTGCAATTTTGGTGTTGTTTAGTTTAATAGCAGTGCCAGTAGCTAAACCCGTTGCTGCAGCAGAGGACGATAAAGTCCTGAAGACCGTCATATACTCCTCAACTGGTGCCCTTTTCATGGGCGTCTGGAACCCGAGCTCCAGCGGTTACAGTGATACCTATTCAAGAAGAATTTCAGACCTAGTTTTTGACTATGGATTCCCCTACGGCGTTGAGGGTGTCCCCGTCCCCTACCACTGCCGCGTGGTCGAATACAAGAAGGATGTAACCGTCCCGAACGATGCAGTGATCTTCAACTCAACAACCGACACATGGGTTGCTGCCCACGCCGGTGAGACTGCAGCTACCTACGCTAAGATTGAGTGTGACAGGCCCTACTTCCACGACGGACACAAGCTCAGCGCTGCCGACGTCATGTACAGCTTTGCATGGGAATGGGAGTGGATTAACCAAGATGGGGACGATGACCCATACTACGATCCCAGCGAGGCCGACTGGGCCGGCGATTTCATGAACACAATCCTCGGTATAAAATTTGTTGAACAGACCGATGATAGAATGGTCTTTGAAATCTATCACAACTACTTCTTCCCAGCAAGCGAGATAATGACCGCCGCCTATGTTGTTCCATTCACTGGAACACCATGGCAGCTCTGGTATGCAATGAGCGAGCTCGTCGCACACAACGAGAAATACTCTTGGAGTGAGTCCACCGAGGAGATCGAGCAGCTTGACCAGATCAACCCAAACCATGCTCAGGCCATAAAGGAGAAGCTTCTTGAGCTCAAGAACACCAAGCCAATTCCGGAGTTCCTCAAGCCATACATAGATGATGAAAACGCCGCCAAGGCTACCTACGACTCCATAGCGAGCTTCATTGACAAGTACGGCCACGCAGTTATCGGTCAAGGCCCATATTATGTGGAGGAGTACCAACCAGAGAACCTCTATGTAAGACTCAAGAAGTTTGACAAGTGGACTATCCCAGCATTTGCAGAGGACAAGTACAAGGTCGAGCCGTACTTTGAGACCATCGAAGTTTATGGTCTCCAAAACCCAGATACTGCTATCCTTGAGGTCGCTAAGGGAACTTACGACATCCTCTGGTATCCGTTCCCAGCATATAAATTCACAGGCCTTAGCCAGGAGCAAAAGAATGCAATCGACCTCTACAAGAGTACTTCTGCCTTTGGTGACCTTGTCTTCAACCCAGTTCACGACCCAGACAACCCATACGTGATTACCGTTGGTGACAAGAAGTACTTCAACCCATTTGCAGTTAGGAAGGTTAGGTTCGGATTGCAGTACTTGATAAGCAGGGCTCACATCGCTCAGAACATCTTCCAAGGTAGTGCAGGTGCAATGTACACCCCATGGGTTTCCAGTGAGACCGGTTACGAATACGTCCAACCAGTTGTTGAAGCCTATGATCTTTCAGAACAACCAGACGAGGCATTCGCACTCAAGCTGATCGAGGAGGGAATGCAAGAGGCTGCCCAAGAACTTGCCAAGATGGGCTACAAACTCGAAAAGATTGATGGCAAGTGGTACTTCGAGGGCGAGCCAGTAAAGATCATAGGTCTTGGCCGTACCGAGGATGAAAGAAAAGATATCGCCCTGTACGTAGCAAATGAGATCCTTCCAAAAGCCGGATTCGAAGCAGAGGCCAATATCGTTGACAGAAGAACAGCAAGCGGTATGGTCTACACCAGCGACCCAAGCTCATACCAGTGGAACTTCTACACCGAGGGTTGGGTTTCCTCAAGCAACGTGAAGTTCTCAATAAGCAGAATTATCCAGTACTACTCAAGCATCTGGTACGCTCCAGGTCTTGTCGGCTGGAAGTGGACCCCAGAGAATACCAAGAGGGCCACACTTGAGGAAGTCCTCAAGTACCTCGGTGATGGTGACATTGCCGCAGGCCTCAGCAAGCTCGGACTCGATTACTACACCACCGTAGACAAGATCCAACCACTCCTTAACTGGACCGCTGATGACTTTGCTATCGTTATCTACTCAGGCGAGAACAAGGGCGTTAAAATGGACAGTGAGGACAAGTACTGGGACTTCAACAGGCTCGGTGCTGCAATTGGTATCTACGAGAGCTTCAGGGTCTTCCTCTACGAGAACTGGGAGTTCTATGCCGTGAACAAGAGGGTCAAGATCGAACTCGTTGACCCTGTTGCGGGCCTTGCCGCGTCCTGGTCACTCAGAAGCGCCAAGCCCGCTGTTGAGCCTACAACCACAACAACCACAACCACACAAACAACAACCACAACAACTTCCCAGACAACACAAACAACAACCACAACCACACAAACAACCGAGACTGAAACAACAACTGAGGAAGGAGGAATCTGCGGACCAGCAGCACTCGTAGGACTAGCACTAATTCCACTCCTACTAAGAAAGAGGAAGTGA